A single genomic interval of Aureliella helgolandensis harbors:
- a CDS encoding Gfo/Idh/MocA family protein gives MSLPSSSSTNANPSTGISSRRAFVGTTAAASAALASMVHTSAAHAAETRELRLALVGCGGRGKGALNDSLTINENIKLVSVADLYMKNCEFAVKSAARSHADKVAVPESKMYAGLDAYKKVLEDPEVDVVLLTTSPGFRPYHVLEAVQAGKHVFAEKPSCVDPAGYRVCLQAHELAEKNGTAIVTGTQYRRQTNYIGAVEQIRNGAIGDIVSAVTRYCSNGIWFKNREPGMSDTEYELYNWMHYIWLSGDQIAEQAVHNIDAMNWVMGSAPESAYGSGGRFTRPEGSEMWDSVSVDYVYPGDRRLSFMCRQIPGSESENGNVVYGTEGTCFISAMSGGSKILDRTGKEVWQQGGSIGEAYQQEHKDLIDSIRAGKPIVELKQTADSSLTAVMGRMAAYTGQRVSWDFVTKESTLDLFPKDLSWDGERPEPKFAIPGATKLV, from the coding sequence ATGAGCCTACCTTCATCTTCGAGCACGAATGCTAACCCTTCCACAGGGATTTCCTCGCGACGTGCCTTTGTCGGAACCACTGCTGCTGCATCTGCCGCGCTAGCATCGATGGTGCATACCTCTGCCGCGCATGCAGCTGAAACCCGCGAGCTACGCTTGGCCTTAGTGGGCTGCGGTGGACGTGGGAAGGGTGCCCTCAACGATTCACTGACGATCAACGAAAACATCAAGTTGGTTTCGGTGGCTGACTTGTACATGAAGAATTGCGAATTTGCGGTCAAGTCCGCTGCGCGTTCCCATGCGGACAAAGTGGCCGTCCCCGAGAGCAAAATGTATGCGGGTCTCGACGCGTACAAGAAAGTTCTCGAGGACCCCGAAGTGGATGTTGTGCTGCTCACCACCTCCCCCGGGTTTCGCCCCTACCATGTGCTCGAAGCGGTTCAAGCGGGCAAGCATGTGTTTGCAGAAAAGCCATCGTGCGTGGATCCCGCTGGCTATCGGGTTTGCTTGCAAGCACATGAGCTGGCCGAAAAGAATGGGACAGCGATTGTTACAGGGACGCAATACCGTCGACAAACAAATTACATTGGCGCCGTTGAACAAATTCGAAATGGTGCGATCGGCGATATTGTCAGCGCAGTGACCCGCTATTGCTCAAACGGGATTTGGTTCAAGAATCGAGAACCGGGTATGAGTGATACGGAGTACGAGCTCTACAATTGGATGCACTATATTTGGTTGAGTGGAGACCAAATTGCTGAGCAAGCGGTGCATAATATTGACGCGATGAACTGGGTCATGGGCTCCGCCCCTGAATCTGCCTATGGTTCGGGGGGACGCTTTACCCGGCCTGAAGGTAGTGAAATGTGGGACAGCGTTTCAGTGGATTACGTTTATCCCGGTGACCGTCGACTGTCGTTCATGTGTCGGCAGATTCCTGGAAGTGAATCGGAGAATGGCAATGTCGTCTATGGCACCGAGGGCACTTGTTTCATCAGTGCGATGAGTGGCGGCTCGAAGATTCTGGACCGCACCGGCAAAGAAGTCTGGCAGCAGGGCGGAAGTATCGGTGAGGCTTACCAACAAGAGCACAAGGATTTGATCGATTCCATCCGGGCTGGCAAGCCTATAGTGGAACTGAAGCAAACCGCGGACAGCTCGCTTACCGCAGTCATGGGACGCATGGCAGCCTATACCGGGCAACGGGTTTCCTGGGACTTTGTCACCAAGGAATCGACTCTAGACTTGTTTCCTAAGGATTTGTCTTGGGACGGAGAGCGTCCCGAGCCCAAGTTTGCCATTCCTGGGGCTACCAAGCTGGTTTAG
- a CDS encoding aminotransferase class I/II-fold pyridoxal phosphate-dependent enzyme: MDPTIASVYPVVPGVSDLDLEHFTGNQPPPRTNLVAVLQHWAKVRGDEPAFYFTDGEDGDTDQCLTFRELDAAARNVGGYLQKQGAAGGRVLLVYPPVLDFVIGFFGCLYAGATAVPAFPPRRNRKGQRIHSIARDCQAQLALTNEHVRQQIEADANWVEWESISIIATDGLPQDYSNSWKAPNIAEDDLAVLQYTSGSTGQPKGVMLSHGNLVRNTEMIMVAFKADGDTVGVSWLPTYHDMGLVGGILAPVFVGRPSVLMSPMAFLQKPIRWLRTISRYGATISGGPNFAYQLCVDKIGDEELAGIDLSSWVTAFNGAEPVRAATLKQFTERFAKAKFQETALLPCYGMAETTLIVTGGPQYEPPVVRTFDATALDLQKVVPCSADQENARELVASGAILPGETVLIVEPETGCVLDAGAIGEIWVISPSVGHGYWEREEATREIFQAMTSDGAGPFLRTGDLGFMFEGQLFVAGRLKDMIIVRGVNRYPQDIEQTVESAHEIMQSGLVAAFADTSDDRERLIITAEVPKRREETDWDQLMLTIRREVAQQHDLPPDAVILVRFGTLPRTSSGKIQRHACRQDFSRGSLKIVAQWKSWEIDLPTGGEPMIAASTLRQSGGDNGQVVEEAVDSSALGALDHEIVDIVMDAIRAVAQERAKQLDLHTNIVLDLGLDSLERMQIAHSLEQTFDGRFPEHVLQEIETVREVAEAIDRYLGKKRIRRELVPTETGLKPADSRKVEEEDYRFDQLPEYRRLKRTMLQFEMTGVPNPYFSVHEGIVRDTTRIAGRELISFSSYNYLGMSGDPEVTQAVIEAVQEYGSSVSASRLVSGEKKLHRELEDGIAEWIGTDASIVMVGGHATNETTIGQIVGPGDLIIHDSLSHNSIVQGAMLSGARRRPFPHNDWQALESILAEVRASYRRILVVIEGVYSMDGDYPELPKFIEVKNRYKSWLMVDEAHSIGTMGPTGRGIAEHFGVDARGVDIWMGTLSKSFGSCGGYIAGCAELIELLKYTAPGFVFSVGLSPSNTAAALASLKTLKAHPERVQTLRSRAQLFLNEAKKRGLNTGDSHDTPVIPVITGNSLHALLLSRKMFEAGVNVQPILYPAVEESAARLRFFITSTHTEEQIRYTVEKAAEALEEIHPAYFA; this comes from the coding sequence ATGGACCCTACTATAGCGTCTGTGTACCCAGTTGTTCCCGGCGTGAGCGACTTGGATTTAGAACACTTCACTGGAAATCAGCCTCCACCAAGAACGAATTTGGTGGCTGTCCTTCAGCATTGGGCGAAAGTGCGCGGTGACGAGCCCGCGTTCTACTTTACCGACGGTGAAGATGGCGACACTGATCAGTGTTTGACTTTCCGCGAACTCGATGCCGCGGCCAGAAATGTGGGGGGCTACCTGCAGAAGCAGGGGGCGGCCGGCGGTCGCGTCCTGTTGGTCTACCCACCGGTGCTGGACTTCGTCATTGGCTTCTTCGGTTGTTTGTATGCTGGGGCGACGGCGGTTCCCGCCTTTCCACCGCGGCGCAATCGCAAAGGGCAGCGGATTCACAGCATCGCCCGAGATTGCCAGGCACAGTTGGCTTTGACCAATGAGCATGTGCGGCAGCAAATCGAAGCGGACGCCAATTGGGTGGAATGGGAATCCATTTCGATCATTGCGACGGATGGTCTACCGCAAGACTATTCGAATTCGTGGAAAGCCCCCAACATTGCTGAGGATGACCTAGCGGTGTTGCAGTACACCTCGGGTTCCACTGGTCAGCCCAAGGGGGTGATGTTGTCGCATGGCAACCTAGTGCGGAACACTGAAATGATCATGGTCGCCTTCAAAGCGGATGGCGACACGGTTGGGGTCAGTTGGTTGCCGACCTATCATGACATGGGCTTAGTGGGAGGAATACTCGCGCCTGTATTCGTGGGTCGACCGAGTGTATTAATGAGTCCGATGGCATTTCTGCAAAAGCCGATTCGCTGGTTGCGGACCATCTCGCGGTATGGTGCAACCATTAGTGGTGGCCCTAACTTTGCGTACCAGTTGTGCGTCGACAAGATCGGTGACGAGGAGTTGGCTGGAATCGATCTGAGTAGTTGGGTGACCGCGTTTAATGGTGCAGAGCCGGTCCGCGCAGCCACTTTGAAGCAATTCACGGAGCGGTTTGCCAAGGCCAAGTTTCAGGAAACGGCGCTCCTTCCCTGCTATGGAATGGCTGAGACCACTTTGATCGTAACGGGTGGACCGCAGTATGAACCGCCAGTCGTTCGCACCTTTGATGCGACGGCCTTGGATCTGCAGAAAGTTGTACCTTGCTCAGCTGATCAGGAGAATGCGCGCGAGTTGGTGGCAAGTGGAGCGATCCTACCAGGCGAGACGGTCTTAATCGTTGAACCTGAAACGGGATGTGTATTGGATGCAGGCGCGATAGGGGAGATTTGGGTCATCAGCCCGAGTGTTGGGCATGGCTATTGGGAGCGTGAAGAGGCGACTCGCGAGATTTTTCAAGCCATGACGTCCGACGGTGCAGGGCCCTTTCTGCGAACGGGCGACCTGGGATTCATGTTCGAAGGTCAGCTGTTTGTGGCGGGACGGCTCAAGGACATGATTATTGTCCGCGGAGTGAATCGTTACCCGCAAGACATCGAGCAAACGGTGGAATCGGCCCATGAAATTATGCAGAGTGGGCTCGTCGCAGCATTTGCCGACACCTCGGATGACCGGGAGCGGCTAATCATCACCGCCGAAGTTCCGAAGCGGCGAGAGGAGACCGATTGGGATCAATTGATGCTCACCATTCGCCGCGAAGTGGCACAGCAACATGACTTGCCGCCGGACGCCGTCATCTTGGTGCGTTTCGGCACCTTGCCACGGACGTCGAGCGGCAAGATTCAGCGGCATGCGTGCCGCCAAGACTTTAGCCGTGGCTCCCTGAAGATTGTGGCTCAGTGGAAGTCTTGGGAGATCGACCTGCCGACCGGGGGTGAGCCGATGATTGCCGCGTCCACCCTACGGCAGTCCGGAGGCGACAACGGCCAGGTAGTCGAGGAAGCAGTCGATTCCTCCGCGTTGGGGGCTCTGGATCACGAAATTGTTGACATCGTCATGGACGCAATTCGTGCCGTGGCGCAGGAGCGAGCAAAGCAACTCGATCTACATACGAACATTGTATTGGACCTGGGGCTCGATAGTCTTGAGCGCATGCAGATTGCCCATTCGCTGGAGCAGACCTTTGACGGACGCTTCCCGGAGCATGTTCTGCAGGAGATCGAGACCGTCCGTGAAGTTGCGGAGGCGATTGACCGGTATCTGGGGAAGAAACGCATCCGACGGGAGCTGGTCCCAACGGAGACTGGACTCAAGCCCGCGGACAGTCGGAAAGTCGAAGAAGAGGACTATCGTTTCGATCAGTTGCCGGAGTATCGGCGGTTGAAGCGAACCATGCTTCAATTCGAAATGACTGGAGTTCCCAACCCCTATTTCTCCGTTCATGAAGGAATCGTGCGCGATACGACGAGGATTGCCGGGCGTGAACTGATCAGTTTCTCGTCCTACAACTACTTGGGGATGTCAGGCGATCCGGAAGTCACACAAGCTGTCATCGAAGCGGTGCAGGAATACGGCTCGAGCGTCAGCGCATCGCGATTGGTGAGCGGTGAGAAAAAATTGCACCGCGAATTGGAAGACGGGATCGCTGAATGGATTGGCACCGACGCATCCATTGTTATGGTAGGCGGGCACGCTACCAATGAAACGACGATTGGGCAGATCGTAGGTCCTGGTGACTTAATAATCCATGATTCGTTGTCCCACAATAGTATTGTTCAAGGTGCGATGCTCTCCGGAGCACGGCGACGACCCTTCCCACACAACGATTGGCAAGCCCTGGAGAGTATTCTGGCTGAAGTGCGCGCAAGTTACCGCCGCATTCTGGTGGTCATCGAGGGCGTTTACAGTATGGATGGCGACTACCCCGAGTTGCCAAAATTCATCGAAGTCAAGAATCGCTACAAGTCTTGGTTGATGGTTGATGAGGCCCATTCGATCGGGACGATGGGGCCAACCGGACGCGGTATTGCCGAACATTTTGGGGTCGATGCGCGGGGCGTTGATATCTGGATGGGGACGCTCAGCAAGTCCTTCGGAAGTTGCGGAGGCTACATCGCTGGATGTGCTGAGCTCATCGAGCTGCTGAAGTACACCGCACCTGGCTTTGTGTTTAGCGTGGGGCTTTCCCCTTCCAACACGGCCGCCGCGCTAGCGTCGCTGAAGACGCTCAAAGCGCATCCGGAACGCGTGCAGACCTTGCGCAGCCGGGCCCAGTTGTTCTTAAATGAGGCCAAGAAGAGGGGGTTGAACACTGGGGATTCCCACGACACGCCGGTAATCCCGGTGATCACGGGTAATTCTCTCCATGCACTACTATTGTCTCGCAAAATGTTCGAAGCGGGAGTGAATGTGCAGCCCATTCTTTATCCAGCGGTGGAGGAATCTGCGGCTCGATTGCGTTTCTTCATTACCTCAACGCATACCGAAGAGCAGATTCGGTATACGGTAGAGAAGGCAGCCGAGGCGCTCGAAGAAATCCATCCGGCCTATTTTGCGTGA
- the infA gene encoding translation initiation factor IF-1, with the protein MAKKEEAFEVEGTVTQALANTRFKVQLSTGSEVLAHVAGRMRKNFIRIVPGDKVRVELSPYDLTKGRITFRER; encoded by the coding sequence ATGGCAAAAAAAGAAGAAGCATTTGAAGTCGAAGGTACCGTTACTCAGGCGTTGGCCAATACTCGCTTCAAAGTACAGCTAAGTACAGGCTCTGAGGTTCTGGCGCACGTTGCAGGGCGAATGAGAAAGAATTTCATTCGAATCGTTCCTGGCGACAAAGTGCGGGTAGAGCTCTCTCCCTACGATTTGACCAAGGGAAGAATTACTTTCCGCGAACGGTAG
- the nadA gene encoding quinolinate synthase NadA produces MAIAPLLPSSPGKMPLSDYKPLSNEELSQRIEKAKAKLGKKLLILGHHYQQDEVIEHADLRGDSYQLSQLAANSDECRAIVFCGVHFMAETADILANRPEKLATRNGERVSVILPDMAAGCSMADMAAIRQVEDAWDQLGEVIDTSRMIPVTYINSAASLKAFCGKHGGIVCTSSNAAAVLKWAYERGDRVFFFPDQHLGRNTALTMGITNAQMPVWDPYAEEFGGNTEQALVDSKVVLWKGHCSVHQMFRPEHVAQFREKYPGIKILVHPECPQEVNDIADVSGSTSKILKTVEEAPPGTKWAIGTELHLVNRVKKEHPEQEIHFLSPVVCMCATMYRIDLAHLAWTLENLLVDEVVNPIHVDPDTAKYSLIALERMLEVR; encoded by the coding sequence ATGGCAATCGCCCCCCTGCTCCCCTCCTCCCCCGGAAAGATGCCTCTAAGCGACTACAAACCCCTCTCCAATGAGGAGCTCTCGCAGCGCATCGAAAAGGCCAAGGCTAAGCTGGGTAAAAAACTTCTCATTCTGGGACACCACTACCAGCAGGATGAAGTCATCGAGCATGCTGACTTGCGAGGGGACAGCTACCAACTGAGCCAACTGGCGGCGAACAGCGACGAGTGCCGTGCCATTGTCTTCTGTGGCGTGCATTTCATGGCTGAGACGGCCGATATTCTGGCCAACCGACCTGAAAAACTAGCGACCCGCAATGGCGAACGGGTCAGTGTCATTCTGCCAGATATGGCAGCGGGCTGCTCCATGGCCGACATGGCAGCGATTCGCCAGGTCGAGGATGCCTGGGACCAGCTTGGAGAGGTCATCGACACCTCTCGAATGATCCCGGTCACCTATATCAACTCGGCTGCGAGCCTAAAGGCGTTTTGCGGAAAGCATGGCGGTATCGTTTGCACCAGCAGCAATGCAGCAGCGGTACTTAAATGGGCTTACGAGCGCGGCGACCGGGTATTTTTCTTCCCCGACCAACACCTAGGACGCAATACAGCCCTAACGATGGGCATTACCAATGCTCAAATGCCTGTGTGGGATCCCTACGCCGAAGAATTTGGCGGCAATACCGAACAAGCATTGGTCGATAGCAAGGTCGTGCTCTGGAAGGGGCACTGCAGCGTCCACCAAATGTTTCGTCCAGAACACGTCGCCCAATTCCGAGAAAAATATCCAGGGATCAAAATCCTGGTCCACCCTGAATGCCCTCAGGAAGTTAACGATATCGCCGATGTCTCTGGGTCGACCAGTAAAATACTGAAGACAGTCGAGGAAGCTCCGCCTGGCACCAAGTGGGCGATTGGGACCGAATTGCACCTCGTCAATCGTGTCAAGAAAGAACATCCCGAACAGGAGATCCACTTCCTGTCTCCCGTCGTCTGCATGTGCGCGACGATGTACCGGATTGACTTGGCACACCTAGCATGGACCCTAGAAAACCTGCTAGTCGACGAAGTCGTCAATCCAATTCACGTCGATCCCGATACGGCCAAGTACTCGCTCATCGCACTCGAGCGGATGCTTGAAGTCCGCTAG
- a CDS encoding segregation and condensation protein A, translating into MTFQIDIEQYSGPIELLLHIVRREELTLADIPLATITDQYLLYLEVLSELNVDDVADFLDIASLLVEMKSKQSVPSTEEVVGEEEGVIDTSPGELVSRLIEYKRIRDAASILDEQGQRWQLRYARLANDLPARKTEIGHQAIEPIEVWDLVSAFGRILRERTPPATSNVVYDDTPIHVHMERIHGLVVEHGQLELTSLFEAGMHKSSLVAMFLATLELTRHYGLTTDQRDTGHPLMLIAGENFKAELDVHKIDNLSFDKVANSNMPVAPR; encoded by the coding sequence ATGACATTTCAGATCGATATCGAACAGTACAGCGGGCCAATTGAGCTGTTGCTTCACATCGTTCGCCGTGAAGAACTGACCTTGGCGGACATACCCCTCGCGACGATCACCGATCAGTACCTATTGTATCTCGAGGTGCTGAGTGAATTGAATGTAGACGATGTTGCCGACTTCTTAGATATCGCCAGTTTGTTGGTTGAGATGAAGTCGAAGCAGTCGGTGCCTTCGACCGAAGAGGTTGTTGGGGAAGAGGAAGGAGTGATTGATACCTCTCCTGGAGAACTCGTTTCACGCTTGATTGAGTACAAGCGGATTCGCGATGCAGCTAGCATTCTGGATGAGCAGGGGCAGCGTTGGCAGCTGCGTTATGCGCGCTTGGCCAATGACCTACCGGCGCGGAAAACCGAGATCGGGCATCAGGCGATCGAACCGATAGAAGTTTGGGATTTGGTGAGCGCCTTTGGTCGGATTCTGCGCGAGAGGACCCCACCAGCCACCTCGAATGTGGTCTACGATGACACCCCCATTCACGTCCACATGGAACGTATCCACGGGCTTGTCGTCGAGCATGGGCAGCTGGAGCTGACCAGTTTGTTTGAAGCTGGGATGCACAAGAGCTCATTGGTTGCGATGTTTTTAGCGACGCTAGAGCTGACTCGGCACTACGGCCTGACTACCGACCAGCGGGATACCGGTCATCCTCTGATGTTGATTGCTGGGGAGAATTTCAAGGCCGAGCTGGACGTGCACAAAATTGACAACTTGTCCTTCGACAAAGTTGCCAATTCCAATATGCCGGTAGCCCCGCGCTAG
- a CDS encoding FliM/FliN family flagellar motor C-terminal domain-containing protein: MPNDSHNTVPDRDFCRSVLRLRVPVVVTLAHKTMSIQQVLNLVPGAMIQFEKPYESPMTVEVSDRAIAEGEIVKSGDRFGIRVGEILPPRERFVALPTAEHA; this comes from the coding sequence ATGCCGAACGACTCTCACAATACCGTACCCGACCGCGATTTCTGTCGCAGCGTACTCCGCCTGAGAGTTCCGGTCGTGGTAACTTTGGCTCACAAAACGATGAGCATCCAGCAGGTGTTGAATCTCGTTCCGGGCGCAATGATCCAGTTCGAAAAGCCGTATGAGAGTCCAATGACGGTAGAGGTCAGCGATCGGGCTATTGCTGAGGGGGAGATTGTCAAATCGGGAGACCGCTTTGGCATTCGCGTTGGAGAGATCCTGCCGCCGCGTGAAAGATTTGTCGCGTTGCCAACTGCTGAGCATGCTTAA
- a CDS encoding gamma-glutamyl-gamma-aminobutyrate hydrolase family protein, giving the protein MNKPIVGINADFRAASHNQPAFSYVAAGYYDSIAKAGGIPLILAPLEDDASLHQVLDHLDACVMIGGGDLDPRYDNFMLHPATKPMEARRETFDRRLAQEVVERRIPVLAIGSGMQLLNVTCGGNLFLHIPEDLPGSLPHRDPQDPFHRHSLVVEPKSLIGRVYGEGEIRVTSRHHMAVDEVAQGFRVTARCQDGVIEAIESETIDWFAIGTQFHPECGAASALDIRIFEEFLEALQAPAMMGASLAKAAA; this is encoded by the coding sequence ATGAATAAGCCGATCGTAGGTATCAATGCAGATTTCAGAGCTGCGTCCCACAACCAACCAGCCTTTTCCTATGTCGCAGCGGGATATTACGATTCGATTGCCAAAGCGGGCGGAATTCCGCTGATCCTAGCTCCCCTGGAGGACGACGCCAGTCTTCACCAAGTCCTGGACCACCTCGACGCTTGCGTCATGATCGGTGGCGGTGACCTGGATCCCCGCTACGACAATTTCATGCTGCACCCCGCCACCAAACCCATGGAAGCGCGACGCGAAACCTTCGACCGCCGCTTGGCTCAAGAAGTGGTCGAACGACGCATCCCCGTCCTGGCAATCGGATCGGGCATGCAACTTCTCAACGTCACCTGTGGCGGCAACCTGTTCCTACATATCCCAGAAGACCTCCCAGGCTCCCTGCCACACCGGGATCCTCAAGACCCGTTCCACCGACACTCGCTAGTCGTCGAGCCCAAGTCCTTGATCGGTCGAGTCTATGGAGAAGGCGAAATTCGCGTCACCAGCCGGCACCACATGGCCGTTGATGAAGTCGCACAAGGCTTCCGAGTCACTGCCCGCTGCCAAGATGGCGTCATCGAAGCCATCGAGTCCGAAACCATCGATTGGTTCGCGATCGGCACTCAGTTCCACCCCGAATGTGGCGCTGCGAGCGCTCTAGACATTCGTATCTTTGAAGAATTCCTCGAAGCGTTGCAAGCTCCCGCCATGATGGGCGCTTCGCTAGCCAAAGCTGCTGCCTAA
- a CDS encoding FAD:protein FMN transferase produces the protein MEEDSAASMSASRLTLRSWWEELAPDLFSPRSNEPDGQPPAGVSASQPDSLLLSVSRRAMACEFEVLLNRGQFDNDVSRCVEALDKIEHLEHLLSVYKPRSDLSQVNRWGSGRSVPVEFETMQLLRLARDMHRLTSGAFDLTAGSLSEAWGFARRQGKMPTEAEIVHALGCCGAEKIELDELQRQVKLSQPGVRLNPGGIGKGFALDRAARHLLEHGIDAFMLHGGSSSIVARGDRQLQEVGGGWLVALKHPWRSDEQLGTIRLRNQGLGTSGSGKQFFHFGGKRYSHIIDPRSGRPAQEMMSATVIGGSGAVADALATALFVLGPDGARELCEQLPEVSSILIYSHPRSGSLQLEVLNPTDDLWLPRVRHTE, from the coding sequence ATGGAAGAAGACTCCGCTGCATCAATGAGTGCTAGCCGGTTGACGTTGAGGAGTTGGTGGGAGGAGCTTGCACCGGACTTGTTCAGCCCGCGGTCGAACGAGCCTGATGGCCAGCCGCCTGCTGGAGTGTCGGCTAGTCAGCCAGATTCGCTGTTGTTGTCCGTGTCACGTCGGGCGATGGCTTGTGAGTTTGAAGTTCTGCTCAATCGTGGGCAATTTGACAACGACGTATCTCGATGTGTAGAAGCGCTCGACAAAATCGAGCATCTAGAGCACCTGTTGAGTGTCTATAAGCCGAGGAGTGATCTGTCTCAGGTCAACCGTTGGGGCTCCGGCCGCAGTGTGCCAGTCGAATTCGAAACCATGCAATTGCTGCGTTTAGCGCGGGATATGCACCGCTTGACTTCCGGAGCGTTCGACCTGACCGCCGGCAGCTTGTCGGAGGCTTGGGGGTTCGCAAGACGCCAAGGAAAGATGCCAACCGAAGCAGAGATCGTTCATGCACTGGGGTGTTGTGGGGCCGAAAAGATCGAGCTCGATGAGCTTCAGCGGCAGGTGAAGCTTTCGCAACCGGGCGTGCGCCTCAATCCCGGTGGTATTGGGAAGGGCTTTGCACTCGACCGGGCCGCGCGACATCTGCTGGAGCATGGGATCGATGCCTTTATGCTGCATGGAGGCTCCAGCTCCATCGTGGCGCGAGGCGATCGGCAGTTGCAGGAGGTGGGAGGGGGATGGCTGGTCGCCCTGAAACATCCTTGGAGATCTGATGAGCAGTTGGGAACCATCCGCTTGCGCAATCAGGGGCTCGGTACGAGTGGTTCAGGCAAGCAATTTTTCCATTTTGGTGGTAAACGCTACAGTCATATTATTGATCCCCGTTCGGGCCGGCCCGCGCAGGAAATGATGAGTGCAACGGTAATTGGCGGCAGCGGGGCGGTGGCAGATGCCTTGGCGACAGCCCTGTTTGTGCTGGGGCCCGACGGAGCAAGAGAGTTGTGCGAGCAGCTACCGGAGGTGAGTTCGATCCTGATTTACTCGCATCCACGGAGCGGCAGTCTGCAGTTGGAAGTTCTCAATCCCACCGACGACTTGTGGCTGCCCCGCGTCAGGCATACCGAGTAG
- a CDS encoding 3-oxoacyl-ACP synthase III, with protein MHFERVHIEALGFTLPPEIVTSSAIEQALAPTYERLRLPEGRLALMSGIEERRFWPRGTSIGEPSVRSARQALEGAGVSPAEIGCLIHASVCRDYLEPATACRIHAELGLSPQCWVYDVSNACLGLLSGMVQIATLIESGAIRAGIVVGTESGRNLVEATIQSLNDDTTLTRQTIKPSFASLTIGSGSCAVLLTHRDLSRSGNRLLSCVARAECQHHQLCQSDTDQAGAAMQPLMQTDSELLLRAGVSVGESTYAELVAAGHPAGSFDASVCHQVGTAHRRLMLESLGLPAAQDYSTFAWLGNTGAVALPTALAMGIRAGFISAGKKVALLGIGSGINSVMMATEWDQPLASGEIDASAAARLQSGLGA; from the coding sequence GTGCATTTCGAACGTGTCCATATTGAAGCACTCGGTTTTACGCTCCCACCTGAGATCGTAACTAGTTCGGCAATTGAACAAGCTCTTGCGCCTACCTATGAGCGGCTGCGATTGCCGGAAGGCAGGCTGGCTCTGATGAGTGGCATTGAGGAGCGGCGTTTTTGGCCGCGTGGTACCTCGATTGGCGAGCCGAGTGTGCGGAGCGCTCGGCAGGCCCTGGAGGGAGCGGGTGTCTCTCCTGCCGAGATTGGCTGCCTAATCCATGCTAGTGTTTGTCGAGACTACTTAGAGCCGGCAACGGCCTGTCGGATACATGCGGAATTGGGGTTGAGTCCACAGTGTTGGGTGTACGACGTTTCGAATGCCTGTTTAGGGCTGCTCAGCGGCATGGTGCAGATAGCGACCTTGATCGAAAGTGGGGCGATTCGGGCGGGGATCGTCGTCGGAACGGAGAGTGGGCGGAATTTGGTCGAGGCGACCATCCAGTCGCTCAACGACGATACCACCCTTACACGGCAAACCATCAAGCCATCGTTCGCCTCGCTGACGATCGGCTCGGGGAGCTGTGCTGTGTTGCTGACGCATCGCGACCTTAGTCGCAGTGGAAATCGTCTTTTGAGCTGTGTTGCCCGGGCGGAATGCCAGCACCACCAGCTGTGCCAGAGCGATACCGATCAAGCTGGCGCGGCGATGCAACCACTCATGCAAACCGACTCGGAATTGCTCCTGCGGGCGGGGGTTAGCGTAGGGGAGAGCACCTATGCGGAATTGGTCGCAGCGGGGCATCCCGCCGGCAGTTTTGACGCCAGCGTCTGCCATCAAGTTGGCACTGCGCATCGCCGATTGATGTTGGAGTCGCTCGGCTTGCCAGCCGCCCAAGACTATTCCACCTTTGCATGGTTGGGCAATACCGGCGCCGTCGCATTGCCGACCGCCCTAGCCATGGGGATCCGAGCTGGATTTATTTCAGCAGGCAAAAAGGTGGCGTTGCTTGGCATTGGGTCGGGTATCAACTCCGTGATGATGGCGACCGAATGGGACCAGCCTCTCGCGTCTGGGGAAATCGACGCAAGTGCGGCTGCACGGTTGCAGTCAGGACTCGGTGCGTGA